In Pseudomonas grandcourensis, the DNA window TGAAACGCGCGTATCCATGGTTTTTATAATGTTGAATCAGGCCGACCATCATGAACTCCATGGTCAGCTTCGGGGCATCCGGGTGCGCGCGCATCAGGTCGAGGCTGGCCAGGTCATGGCCATAGGTCTCGAGCAGGTTGGCGAACGCCACCGGGCGTCCTTCGAAACGAATCACCGCGATGCGGAAATGCTTGAGGTAGTCATCGCTGAAGCGGCCCAGGGAGAAGCCTTTCTCCCGGACGTTCTTGCCGGTCAGCCAGGCATCGGAAATCACCTTGAGTTCATCCATCGGCGCCTGGCCCGGTTCATGGATTTCCAGGGACAGGCCATCACGGGTGCCACGGTTCCAGGTGTAGCGCAGGTCCTTCATCTCTTTGCCCTTGGCTTCGAGATCAAAACGCTTGAGGTCGACCCGGGCTTCTTCGCCGAGCTTGATCGCGGTCAGGCCGATGTCCATGTAGTACGGCAAGTTCTCGGCGCGCACTTGATAGAATACGGGACGGGCGTGGTGGATGTCGCACAGGTCGCGGAACTGCCAGATCATTTCCGCCCGTTGCTGGCCCGGGCCGATCGGGTCATACAACGCCACCAGGCTGCGGCCGCGACGGGCGTACATCAGGAACGCTTCGTCATTGGGGTGAAACAGCAGCGCCTTGTCACCGGTCAGGGCCAGGCCGCCATCCGGTTGGGCCGAAGCCATGAGGATCTTGCTGGCGCGCTCCAGTTCGTCGGGCGTGGGCAGGTGAATGACCGGACGCGCGGTGCGCAGCAGCCAGGTCAGGGACACCACCACCAGCAACACGGCAGCCCCAAGCAGCGAGCGCAGGCCGCGAGGAGCGTCGGCGTCGAGGGTGAACTGCCACCAGAGTTGGTGGCTGTAGGGAACGTCCTGGTAGGCGAACAGCAGCAGCCACATCGACGCACCGAGCACGCACAGACTGGCCACCAGATACAGCGGCGAGAACGGCAGTTCGGTCAGGCGGCTGGGGCGATAGAACGAGCGACGAAATACCCCGAGCAGGCTCGCTGTCAGCACCATCAGGCTGGCTTCTTCCCAGTCGAAGCCTTTGAGCAGCGAGAGCAGGGCGCCGACCAGCAACAGAATGGTGGTCAGCATCCACGCGGCCGACAGCCGGCGACGCAGTCCCTGGGCCAGCAACAGGCAAAGCACTCCGACCAGGCTGGCGCCAAAGTGCGAAGCATCGACCAGTCGATGGGGGATCAGAAAGCCGATGTGTTCCAGGCGGGTATCGATTTCCGGGGTGGCGCCGGAGAACAGCAGGACAACACCGGACAGGAATACCAGCACCGCCAGTATCGGAGCCGCCAGGCCCGATGCCGCTCGCAACGTCTGGCGCGTCTGGAACAGGCGCTGACCTTCGTTGATCAGCAGCAACAGGCAGGCCACCAGCAGGGGCAGGACCACATAGATCAAACGATAGAGCAGCAGGGCGGCCGCCAGTGGCGCAGCGCCCAGGGTGTCGGAAAACGCCGCCAGCAAAATGGCCTCGAACACCCCGACACCGCCCGGCACATGGCTGAGCACGCCGGCAGCCAGAGCCAGCAGGTAAACCAGAAGGAACGCACCGAAAGGTGGTGTTTCCGGCAGCAGCAGATAGAGCACGGTTGCGGCGGCGGCTACGTCCAGGGCGGTGATGATCAATTGCAGGAACGTCAGGCGACGCCCGGGCAGGCGCAAGGTGCGGCGCCCGACCCTGACCAGCAGGTTGTCCGGGTAAGGCTGATCCGGCAGCCGACGACGGTAGATACCGATGGCCACCACTGAAAACAGCACGAGCACGGCGGTCGCCACCACGCCCAGCAGCGTCTCGGAGAGTCCCAGGGCGGAGGACGCCGCTGGCAGGTCGCTGAGCGTCGCCAGGGCGGCCAGCGGTGGCAGGGCGCAACCCAGCGAGAGGCTGGCGAACAACGTCATGCGGGCGACTTCAGCCGCTCCCAGGCCATGGCGGGCATAGAGGCGATAGCGGACCGAACCGCCCGACAACATTGAAAGACCGATGGCGTTGCCGATGGCGAAGGCCGTGAAACCGCCCAGCGCCAACGTGCGCGGTGCCAGGCTCACTTCGGCATAGCGGCTGGCCGACCATTCGTAGCCGAGCAGAATAATGAAGCCCACCACGGTTGCGCCCAGTGCGCCCATCAAGGCAGGTTTTGGAACCTCGAGGATCGAGTCGTGCAGCGCGTAAAGGTCGAGTTCGCTCAACAGGTGGCGACAGGCAATCAGCGCGATCGCGAACAGCAGCAGGGTGACCGCCAGGCCGATGGGTTGGCGGTACTTGCTCAATCGATCAAGCAGGCGCAGGCGCTCGGCATTGATCGGTTGTGTCGCTGTGACAGTGTCTTGTGAATCAGACGAGTTGGCGCGCATCAATCACCTCTTGGATTGTGCGCGACAGGATGGAGGTATCCAGCCAAGTTACCAATCCCTGTAGAAAAAAATAATCACAAATATTAACGCCTATCACCGGGCAACGGGGACGGCGCGTTATCAGTCGTGAAGGCTTGAGCCTGTGATAGAGCATAGTCTGAACCCGGCGCATGGGTGACCCCCCAAGCGGCTTGCTGCACAGTGACAGGTCATTGTTGCGAAAGGACTTTTTCAACAGATACAAAAAAGGCCACTCTTTCGAGTAGCCTTTTTTGATGTTTGGTTGCGGGAGCCGGATTTGAACCGACGACCTTCGGGTTATGAGCCCGACGAGCTACCAGACTGCTCCATCCCGCGTCTGTGTGGCGGCATTCTATAGAGATACGCCGGGGTGTCAACCGTTAATCCTGAAGCAGGTCAAATAAATGTTGAATCGCGTCAAACGGTCGCAGGGGTGGCCTAAGTTTCGGAATCAGAACGATTTCCGGTTTCGCTCTGGTTGAGCGCCCAGGCCGTGTTTCGGCGTTCGATGCTACAAAACGAGTGCGCACAAAAAAGGCCACTCTTTCGAGTAGCCTTTTTTGATGTTTGGTTGCGGGAGCCGGATTTGAACCGACGACCTTCGGGTTATGAGCCCGACGAGCTACCAGACTGCTCCATCCCGCGTCTGTGTGGCTCATTCTATAGAGATGCGCTCGGGTGTCAACCTCCAATTCCGTTAAAACCTCTTCCCGTTCAATTGGTTAGCGTTCAAAAGGGGAGGCCGACCGGTCTGTGAGGCAGGCAGGGCAAGGCCTGTGGGTCTATTGAAAGTAACTTTTCGATTGAAAAAAACAAATTCACAATCGACTCTTCCTACGAATGGAAAAGAACATTCAGACTACTGGTGCTATATACAGGTGTCGGTGAGATACTGTTTATCCGGCACGTAATGACGCCTTTTCTTTGCCATGAACACGGCTTTGCTATGACCCAACGCAAGATCATCCACGTCGATTGTGACTGCTTCTATGCGGCCATCGAGATGCGCGACGACCCACGCCTCGCCGGTAAACCGCTGGCGGTAGGTGGGTCGGCGGACCGGCGTGGGGTGATCGCCACCTGCAATTACGAGGCGCGAGCGTACGGGGTGCGTTCGGCGATGTCCTCCGGGCATGCCTTGAAGCTGTGCCCGGACCTGACCATCGTCAAGCCACGCATGGATGCCTATAGAGAAGCATCCAGGGAAATTCACACGATCTTTCGCGATTACACCGAGATCATCGAGCCACTCTCGCTCGATGAGGCGTACCTCGATGTGTCGGACAGTGCGCATTTCGCTGGCAGTGCAACGCGAATCGCCCAGGACATCCGGCGCAGGGTCTCCAACCAGTTGCATATCACCGTGTCGGCGGGCGTGGCGCCGAACAAGTTTCTGGCCAAGATCGCCAGTGACTGGAAAAAACCCAACGGCCTGTTTGTCATCACCCCGGACCAGATCGAGGACTTTGTCAGTGGCTTGCCAGTGAGCAAATTGCACGGGGTCGGCAAAGTCACTGCCGACAAGCTCGGCAAGCTGGGTATCGCCGATTGCCTGCAATTGCGTGAGTGGGACAAGTTGGCGTTGGTGCGTGAGTTCGGCAGCTTTGGCGAGCGACTCTGGAGCCTGGCCCGTGGGATCGATGAGCGTGTGGTGCACAACGACAGTCGGCGTCAGTCGATCAGTGTTGAAAATACCTACGACGTTGATCTACCGGACCTGAAGAGCTGCCTGGACAAGTTGCCCGAGCTCCTCGAGACCCTGGCTGGCCGCATGGCGAGAATCGACAGCAGCTATCGTCCCGGCAAGCCATTCGTCAAAGTGAAATTTCATGATTTTACCCAGACCACGCTGGAGC includes these proteins:
- the mprF gene encoding bifunctional lysylphosphatidylglycerol flippase/synthetase MprF, whose product is MRANSSDSQDTVTATQPINAERLRLLDRLSKYRQPIGLAVTLLLFAIALIACRHLLSELDLYALHDSILEVPKPALMGALGATVVGFIILLGYEWSASRYAEVSLAPRTLALGGFTAFAIGNAIGLSMLSGGSVRYRLYARHGLGAAEVARMTLFASLSLGCALPPLAALATLSDLPAASSALGLSETLLGVVATAVLVLFSVVAIGIYRRRLPDQPYPDNLLVRVGRRTLRLPGRRLTFLQLIITALDVAAAATVLYLLLPETPPFGAFLLVYLLALAAGVLSHVPGGVGVFEAILLAAFSDTLGAAPLAAALLLYRLIYVVLPLLVACLLLLINEGQRLFQTRQTLRAASGLAAPILAVLVFLSGVVLLFSGATPEIDTRLEHIGFLIPHRLVDASHFGASLVGVLCLLLAQGLRRRLSAAWMLTTILLLVGALLSLLKGFDWEEASLMVLTASLLGVFRRSFYRPSRLTELPFSPLYLVASLCVLGASMWLLLFAYQDVPYSHQLWWQFTLDADAPRGLRSLLGAAVLLVVVSLTWLLRTARPVIHLPTPDELERASKILMASAQPDGGLALTGDKALLFHPNDEAFLMYARRGRSLVALYDPIGPGQQRAEMIWQFRDLCDIHHARPVFYQVRAENLPYYMDIGLTAIKLGEEARVDLKRFDLEAKGKEMKDLRYTWNRGTRDGLSLEIHEPGQAPMDELKVISDAWLTGKNVREKGFSLGRFSDDYLKHFRIAVIRFEGRPVAFANLLETYGHDLASLDLMRAHPDAPKLTMEFMMVGLIQHYKNHGYARFSLGMVPLSGLQPRRGAPLTQRLGSMVFRRGEQLYNFQGLRRFKDKFQPDWEPRYMAVPAGLDPLVALADTAALIAGGLTGLVKR
- the dinB gene encoding DNA polymerase IV; translation: MTQRKIIHVDCDCFYAAIEMRDDPRLAGKPLAVGGSADRRGVIATCNYEARAYGVRSAMSSGHALKLCPDLTIVKPRMDAYREASREIHTIFRDYTEIIEPLSLDEAYLDVSDSAHFAGSATRIAQDIRRRVSNQLHITVSAGVAPNKFLAKIASDWKKPNGLFVITPDQIEDFVSGLPVSKLHGVGKVTADKLGKLGIADCLQLREWDKLALVREFGSFGERLWSLARGIDERVVHNDSRRQSISVENTYDVDLPDLKSCLDKLPELLETLAGRMARIDSSYRPGKPFVKVKFHDFTQTTLEQAGAGRDLGSYQLMLTQAFNRGGKPVRLLGVGVRLEDLRGGFEQMELFER